The following are encoded together in the Desulfococcus multivorans genome:
- the dsrA gene encoding dissimilatory-type sulfite reductase subunit alpha gives MMKHETPLLDQLESGPWPSFVSDLKAEAEKRAKNEENIEFQIPSDVVEDLLGVLELSFKDGTTHWKHGGIVGVFGYGGGVIGRYCDQPNAFPGVAHFHTMRVAQPGGKFYTTKYLKDLCDLWDLRGSGITNMHGSTGDIIFLGTTTPQLEEVFFELTHRMGQDLGGSGSNLRTPADCIGQARCEYACYDTQALCYDLTMEYQDELHRPAFPYKFKFKFDGCPNGCVASIARADMSFIGTWKDDIKIDQEAVAAYVGGEFPSNAGAHAGRDWGAFDIQKEVVDLCPTNCMKYEGGKLEINNRECVRCMHCINVMPRALKIGDDKGLSILVGAKAPILDGAQMGSLLVPFIKCEEPYDEIKEVIEKVWDWWMEEGKNRERLGELIKRQGFQKLLEMTEIDPDPRMVSEPRSNPYIFWKEEEVEGGWDRDINEFRKHHLR, from the coding sequence ATGATGAAGCATGAGACCCCTTTGTTAGATCAGCTTGAGTCCGGACCGTGGCCGAGTTTCGTGTCCGACCTAAAGGCAGAGGCTGAAAAAAGGGCCAAGAACGAAGAGAATATCGAATTCCAGATCCCAAGCGATGTTGTTGAAGACCTCCTTGGTGTCCTCGAACTCTCTTTCAAAGACGGAACGACCCACTGGAAACACGGCGGCATCGTCGGTGTTTTCGGATACGGCGGCGGCGTTATCGGTCGTTACTGCGACCAACCAAACGCCTTTCCCGGGGTTGCCCATTTTCATACCATGCGCGTCGCCCAGCCCGGCGGAAAATTCTACACGACGAAATACTTGAAGGATCTTTGCGATCTGTGGGATCTTCGCGGCAGCGGCATCACCAATATGCACGGTTCCACCGGCGACATCATCTTCCTGGGAACCACCACTCCGCAGCTGGAGGAAGTCTTCTTTGAACTGACCCACAGGATGGGTCAGGATCTCGGCGGCTCCGGCTCCAACCTGAGAACCCCGGCCGACTGCATCGGTCAGGCCCGCTGTGAATACGCCTGCTACGACACCCAGGCCCTCTGCTACGATCTTACCATGGAATACCAGGACGAACTTCACCGTCCGGCTTTCCCCTATAAGTTCAAATTCAAGTTCGACGGCTGCCCCAACGGTTGTGTTGCCTCCATCGCCCGCGCAGACATGTCTTTCATCGGTACGTGGAAAGACGACATCAAGATCGATCAGGAAGCGGTCGCCGCTTACGTCGGCGGTGAATTCCCCTCCAACGCCGGTGCCCATGCCGGTCGCGACTGGGGCGCTTTCGACATCCAGAAAGAGGTCGTCGACCTTTGCCCCACCAATTGCATGAAGTATGAGGGCGGCAAGCTCGAGATCAACAACCGCGAGTGCGTCCGCTGCATGCACTGCATCAACGTCATGCCGAGAGCCCTGAAGATCGGTGACGATAAGGGCCTTTCCATCCTGGTCGGCGCCAAGGCGCCCATTCTCGACGGCGCTCAGATGGGCTCCCTGCTGGTGCCGTTCATCAAATGCGAAGAACCCTACGACGAGATCAAGGAAGTGATCGAGAAGGTCTGGGACTGGTGGATGGAAGAAGGCAAAAACCGCGAACGTCTCGGTGAGTTGATCAAACGCCAGGGCTTCCAGAAGTTGCTCGAGATGACCGAGATTGATCCCGATCCGCGAATGGTTTCCGAACCCCGTTCCAACCCCTACATTTTCTGGAAAGAAGAAGAGGTCGAGGGCGGCTGGGATCGCGACATCAACGAATTCAGAAAACATCATCTGAGATAA
- a CDS encoding tetratricopeptide repeat protein, with translation MEKAKNAEEYIAQQRQMIAANPECGTSYYNLAVALIGLQKYEEAEKELFNALECSPGLAEAYVQLGGLALRKGDLDGCLEYNRRAVKVKPGFSEGHGNIGFVHLQRGEVDEAIQSLQRATYFNFRFVQAFASLGSAYLMKGEIEESIQNSLKALALAPDFAVAHNNLAIAYLEKKDYGKAVEHCDKAMKLGYEVAPRILEEIEKHRS, from the coding sequence ATGGAAAAAGCCAAGAATGCGGAAGAATATATCGCCCAGCAACGACAAATGATCGCCGCCAATCCGGAATGCGGCACGAGTTACTATAACCTCGCCGTTGCCCTGATTGGACTTCAAAAATACGAAGAGGCTGAAAAGGAGCTCTTCAATGCACTGGAATGCAGTCCCGGGCTGGCAGAGGCCTATGTTCAGCTCGGTGGACTGGCACTTCGAAAGGGAGATCTTGACGGTTGTTTGGAGTACAATCGGCGGGCGGTCAAAGTCAAACCGGGATTTTCCGAGGGGCACGGCAATATCGGATTCGTTCATCTTCAGCGGGGCGAGGTGGACGAAGCCATCCAGTCGCTTCAGCGGGCGACCTACTTCAATTTTCGGTTCGTTCAGGCGTTTGCCTCCCTTGGCAGCGCCTATCTCATGAAAGGTGAGATCGAGGAGAGCATCCAAAACAGCCTCAAGGCCCTGGCCCTCGCTCCGGATTTTGCGGTCGCCCACAACAATCTGGCCATCGCTTACCTTGAAAAGAAGGATTACGGCAAGGCGGTGGAGCATTGTGACAAGGCGATGAAATTGGGATACGAGGTGGCGCCCCGGATTCTGGAGGAGATCGAAAAACATCGTTCCTGA
- the dapA gene encoding 4-hydroxy-tetrahydrodipicolinate synthase, giving the protein MMAGTYTALVTPFTGDEIDEDGIERLTEFQIANGVSGVLAVGTTGESPVLNWREHNAVIEKIAKLCRDRCKCIAGTGSNNTLEALEATEHAATAGVDAVLLVDPYYNGPSSLEIRREYVAPIAARFPEIDVIPYVIPGRTGAQLLPEDLALLNQQYPNVSTVKEATGNIENMRRVRSCCGPAFTILSGDDALTLRMMKDPAIKAGGVISVASNIAPKAVSEMVRLLEAGETEAADHLEAGLAPLFRLVTITTTEKTPYGDVACRARNPLGIKTLMHILGMPSGVCRRPLGKMTANGIQVVLEAAREVQARTPEILAPISDFFGIDIENRLNSPDRWEHLFYKEY; this is encoded by the coding sequence ATGATGGCAGGTACCTACACCGCTCTCGTCACGCCTTTTACGGGTGACGAAATCGATGAGGACGGGATCGAAAGATTGACGGAGTTCCAGATCGCAAACGGGGTGTCGGGCGTTCTGGCCGTCGGGACCACCGGGGAAAGCCCGGTCCTGAACTGGCGGGAACACAACGCCGTTATCGAGAAAATCGCGAAGCTCTGTCGAGATCGATGCAAATGTATCGCAGGAACCGGCAGCAACAACACCCTCGAAGCCTTGGAGGCTACGGAACACGCGGCGACAGCCGGTGTCGATGCCGTCCTGCTGGTCGATCCATACTACAACGGGCCAAGTTCCCTTGAAATCCGGCGGGAATACGTTGCCCCCATCGCTGCACGATTTCCGGAAATTGACGTGATCCCTTATGTCATCCCCGGCAGAACCGGCGCGCAACTGCTGCCGGAAGATCTGGCGCTCCTCAACCAACAATATCCCAATGTTTCAACCGTGAAGGAAGCCACGGGCAATATCGAGAATATGCGCAGGGTCCGATCTTGCTGCGGCCCGGCATTCACGATTCTTTCCGGCGATGACGCTCTCACGCTTCGGATGATGAAGGATCCTGCCATCAAAGCGGGCGGAGTGATATCCGTGGCGTCCAACATCGCGCCAAAGGCCGTCTCCGAAATGGTTCGGTTGCTGGAGGCCGGGGAAACAGAAGCCGCTGATCACCTCGAAGCCGGCCTCGCACCCCTTTTCAGGCTCGTGACCATCACCACCACCGAGAAAACCCCTTACGGGGATGTCGCCTGTCGGGCCAGGAATCCGCTGGGAATCAAAACCCTGATGCATATCCTGGGAATGCCGTCCGGCGTCTGCAGAAGGCCCCTGGGCAAAATGACCGCCAACGGCATCCAGGTCGTGCTGGAGGCTGCCCGGGAAGTTCAGGCCCGGACCCCTGAAATTCTTGCCCCCATCTCGGACTTTTTCGGCATTGACATTGAAAACCGCCTCAATAGTCCCGACAGATGGGAACATCTGTTCTATAAGGAATACTAA
- a CDS encoding YkgJ family cysteine cluster protein: MEKPDPMARISPVKYSLDSKFQFKCHSGVKCFTKCCRGINIILTPYDIIVLKRRLQLSSDEFLTLYTQPQVLEKTDLPVVNLKLLDDEQQSCPFVRDDGCLVYADRPSACRYYPLGVASLAHKEGADDEGFFFFVNEPHCLGFEEKTVWTVREWRTDQGVDVRDEINAEWADLMVRKRSFPGNIKLTDKSKQLFFMTSYNIDQFRRFVFESSFLERYDVDKDTVATFKNDDVALLKFGLKWLKDLLFNYKNFEVNEAAQSISVRSGKRRESPK, translated from the coding sequence ATGGAGAAACCCGATCCCATGGCGCGCATCAGCCCTGTCAAGTACAGTCTGGACAGCAAATTTCAATTCAAATGCCACAGCGGCGTGAAGTGTTTCACCAAATGCTGTCGTGGTATCAACATCATTCTCACCCCTTACGATATCATTGTTTTGAAGCGAAGGCTTCAATTGTCGTCGGATGAATTCCTGACCCTATACACCCAACCCCAGGTGCTGGAAAAGACCGACCTGCCGGTGGTCAACCTCAAACTTCTGGACGATGAGCAACAATCCTGTCCATTTGTAAGGGATGACGGCTGCCTGGTTTATGCGGACCGGCCCAGCGCATGTCGCTATTACCCCCTTGGTGTGGCCTCTCTGGCGCATAAGGAAGGGGCGGACGACGAGGGGTTTTTTTTCTTCGTCAATGAACCTCACTGCCTTGGTTTCGAAGAAAAGACCGTTTGGACGGTAAGGGAATGGCGGACGGATCAGGGGGTGGATGTCCGTGACGAGATCAATGCCGAATGGGCGGACCTGATGGTCAGAAAACGTTCGTTTCCGGGCAATATCAAACTGACCGACAAGAGCAAGCAACTTTTCTTCATGACAAGCTACAATATCGATCAGTTCCGACGATTTGTCTTCGAAAGCTCCTTTCTGGAACGTTATGATGTGGACAAGGATACGGTGGCGACCTTCAAAAATGACGACGTCGCCCTTTTGAAGTTTGGCCTGAAGTGGCTCAAGGATCTTCTCTTCAACTACAAGAATTTTGAGGTCAATGAAGCGGCCCAGAGCATATCCGTAAGGAGTGGAAAACGCCGGGAATCTCCGAAATAG
- a CDS encoding two-component system sensor histidine kinase NtrB — translation MTRETTMEDLIGLGHTKLGFFKEVQIKIRELQETNIKLEQKRQQVQAIIDGITDVMAVVAPDFRIHSVNHVFYSTFSHPAPRGETCFRVFRGRERPCDDCPMIEAVKQNDTCRRMYIYNLNGENRQFEITASLLRDNIGNVRHILLLKRDVTVEKAYQAKYYHTEKMATIGLLAAGVAHEINNPLAAVSGFAEGLKRRLPILEKRLGEHPTDRCLKKDFEEYIETIMTECNRCRDIVQNLLTFSPRSRVSYTAVDLNELTVDIIKILEHQLKKTLPRAICLDLSPTLPPVCGVGAELKQVVLNLILNALDAVQEKGTILIRTFQKGDEWIALSVEDTGCGILPQDQDKLFEPFFTTKPVGKGIGIGLSTCYNIIRQHKGEIAVKSSAGEGSVFEVRLPRAAR, via the coding sequence ATGACGAGAGAAACCACAATGGAGGATCTGATAGGTCTGGGCCATACCAAGCTGGGCTTTTTCAAAGAAGTTCAGATCAAGATCCGCGAGCTTCAGGAAACCAACATAAAGCTTGAGCAGAAGCGGCAGCAGGTGCAGGCAATTATCGACGGGATTACCGACGTGATGGCGGTAGTCGCGCCCGATTTTCGGATCCACTCGGTCAACCATGTGTTTTACTCAACTTTTTCACACCCGGCGCCGAGGGGGGAAACCTGCTTTCGCGTTTTTCGGGGGCGGGAGCGCCCATGCGACGATTGCCCGATGATCGAGGCGGTCAAACAGAACGATACCTGTCGACGCATGTATATCTACAACCTCAACGGCGAAAACCGACAGTTTGAAATCACGGCGTCCCTGCTTCGAGACAACATAGGGAATGTGCGGCATATTCTTTTGTTGAAACGGGATGTCACTGTTGAAAAGGCTTACCAGGCCAAATATTATCACACAGAAAAAATGGCGACCATCGGCCTCCTGGCCGCTGGTGTGGCGCATGAAATCAACAACCCTCTGGCGGCTGTTTCCGGTTTTGCCGAAGGACTGAAGCGCCGTCTGCCCATCCTTGAAAAGCGGTTGGGAGAGCATCCCACGGACCGGTGCCTCAAAAAAGATTTCGAAGAGTATATCGAGACCATCATGACGGAGTGCAACCGTTGCCGTGATATCGTTCAGAATCTTCTCACTTTCAGCCCCCGGAGTCGCGTTTCCTACACGGCCGTGGACCTTAACGAACTTACGGTGGATATCATTAAAATCCTGGAGCATCAGCTGAAAAAGACCCTTCCGCGAGCCATCTGCCTGGATCTGTCCCCGACGCTTCCGCCGGTTTGCGGCGTCGGTGCGGAGTTGAAGCAGGTGGTCCTCAACCTGATCCTTAACGCTCTGGACGCGGTGCAGGAAAAAGGGACGATTCTGATCCGGACATTCCAGAAGGGGGATGAATGGATTGCCCTCAGTGTCGAGGATACGGGCTGCGGCATCCTACCCCAGGACCAGGACAAACTTTTCGAGCCTTTTTTCACGACCAAGCCGGTTGGAAAAGGCATCGGCATCGGGCTGTCTACCTGTTACAATATTATCCGGCAGCACAAAGGAGAGATCGCGGTCAAAAGCAGCGCCGGCGAAGGCAGTGTCTTCGAGGTACGCCTGCCCCGCGCGGCGAGGTGA
- a CDS encoding iron-containing alcohol dehydrogenase — protein MTLTVRKFSVPEIFFGRGSLKYAGLCAKRLGAEKIFLVSDEGLEKSGWVDRVFELIEDEHLKCFYFSDVVANPRDFQVQEGARLYIEEGCDVVMAIGGGSPMDAAKGIALVASNGGTVHEYEGANRIQRPLPPMVFIPSTGGSGSDVSQFTIVNDVRRRVKMSIISRTLVPNISIIDPFLLTTKSRPLVIAAAIDAMAHAVESYVSLLASPFTEIHSLKAIELIFKHLPRAVETGSIDALENLCIASTSAGMAFSNASLGMDHALAHSLGGMLDAVHGLIHPVLLPHVMRYNLPACREKIAKIGEIVLGRRLKNIDETAHGGIEKLAEYCEALNVSTRLRDIVPDRSELPRLCRMAVNDSCLLTNPRPATWEDMLRICEDAW, from the coding sequence ATGACGTTAACGGTCCGAAAATTTTCCGTCCCCGAGATTTTTTTCGGGCGGGGAAGCCTGAAATACGCTGGATTGTGTGCCAAGCGTCTCGGTGCCGAAAAAATTTTTCTGGTCAGTGACGAGGGGTTGGAGAAATCGGGTTGGGTCGATCGGGTTTTTGAGCTCATCGAGGATGAGCATCTGAAATGTTTCTATTTCTCAGACGTTGTCGCCAACCCGAGGGATTTTCAGGTTCAGGAAGGTGCGCGCCTCTATATAGAAGAAGGATGCGACGTGGTGATGGCTATCGGGGGCGGAAGCCCCATGGATGCGGCCAAGGGCATCGCGCTGGTGGCAAGCAACGGTGGAACGGTGCACGAATATGAAGGTGCCAACCGTATTCAGCGACCGCTGCCGCCGATGGTCTTCATCCCCTCTACGGGGGGCAGCGGCTCGGATGTTTCGCAGTTCACCATCGTGAACGATGTCCGAAGACGGGTCAAAATGTCGATTATCAGCCGCACGCTGGTGCCCAACATATCGATCATCGATCCCTTTCTCCTGACCACCAAGAGTCGTCCTCTCGTTATTGCCGCAGCCATCGACGCCATGGCCCATGCGGTAGAATCCTATGTTTCCCTGCTGGCTTCCCCGTTCACCGAGATCCATTCCCTCAAGGCGATCGAACTGATTTTCAAGCATCTTCCCCGTGCGGTGGAAACCGGATCCATCGATGCCCTGGAAAATCTGTGCATCGCCAGTACTTCTGCGGGAATGGCCTTCAGTAATGCGAGTCTTGGCATGGATCATGCCTTGGCCCATTCCCTTGGCGGGATGTTGGATGCGGTTCATGGACTGATTCATCCGGTGCTTCTTCCCCATGTCATGCGATACAATCTCCCGGCCTGTCGCGAGAAGATCGCGAAAATCGGCGAGATCGTCCTGGGGCGCCGTCTGAAAAATATCGATGAGACCGCTCATGGCGGTATTGAAAAGTTGGCGGAATACTGTGAGGCACTGAATGTTTCCACCCGGCTGCGGGATATCGTTCCGGATCGATCGGAACTGCCCCGGCTCTGCAGGATGGCGGTCAACGATTCCTGCCTGTTGACCAATCCCCGTCCTGCGACCTGGGAGGATATGTTACGGATCTGCGAGGATGCCTGGTGA
- a CDS encoding glutaredoxin family protein, which translates to MEKAIKLYGLSSCAHCKSLRNFLIDSGVAFDWTYVDMLVGEERSRAMKALKAINPSCSFPTLVVEGDVVVGYKKDKVRELIAAYRRKSE; encoded by the coding sequence ATGGAGAAAGCGATAAAACTGTATGGATTGTCTTCATGCGCCCATTGCAAGAGCTTGAGAAACTTTCTGATCGATAGCGGCGTGGCGTTTGATTGGACCTATGTCGATATGCTGGTCGGCGAAGAACGCAGCCGGGCCATGAAAGCGCTCAAGGCCATCAATCCCAGCTGCTCCTTCCCGACGTTGGTGGTCGAGGGCGACGTCGTGGTGGGTTACAAAAAAGACAAGGTCAGGGAGTTGATCGCGGCCTATCGGCGGAAGTCGGAATGA
- a CDS encoding iron-containing alcohol dehydrogenase — protein sequence MAVQEQVFGFFIPTVTLMGIGAHKELGAQIRTLGAEKPLIVTDKGITGAGITEKIVNMVKEDIGVTCAVFDETIPNPTDKNVHAGLEIFKSNGCDSIISLGGGSPHDCGKGIGIVATNGGKINDYEGVNKSGKSMPPFIAVNTTAGTASEMTRFCIITDTGRKVKMAIVDWRVTPTVAINDPLLMAGMPPSLTAATGMDALTHAVEAYVSTIATPVTDACALQAIRLVAENLRAAVANGADMIARDQMAYAEYLAGMAFNNASLGHVHAMAHQLGGFYDLPHGVCNAILLPHVSKFNLIAKMDRFGDIARAMGENTEGMSKRAAADVALEAIKTLSADVGIPSGLTELGVKEADLKIMAENAQKDACGLTNPRCPTLDDVIQIYKNAL from the coding sequence ATGGCCGTCCAAGAACAAGTATTTGGTTTTTTTATTCCCACCGTTACGTTGATGGGCATCGGCGCCCATAAGGAGCTCGGAGCACAAATTCGAACGCTGGGTGCTGAGAAGCCCCTTATTGTCACCGACAAAGGCATCACCGGTGCAGGCATTACCGAAAAAATCGTCAATATGGTAAAGGAAGATATCGGCGTAACATGTGCGGTTTTCGATGAAACCATTCCGAATCCCACGGACAAAAACGTTCACGCCGGACTGGAGATTTTCAAGAGCAATGGATGCGATTCCATTATATCTCTGGGCGGCGGAAGCCCCCACGACTGCGGAAAAGGCATCGGCATCGTCGCCACCAACGGCGGGAAAATCAATGATTACGAAGGCGTGAACAAATCCGGCAAAAGCATGCCGCCGTTCATCGCCGTCAACACAACGGCCGGCACCGCCAGTGAGATGACCCGATTCTGTATCATCACGGATACCGGTCGCAAGGTGAAAATGGCCATCGTCGACTGGCGCGTCACCCCGACCGTTGCCATTAACGACCCCCTGCTCATGGCCGGCATGCCGCCATCATTGACGGCCGCCACGGGCATGGACGCCTTAACCCATGCGGTCGAGGCCTATGTATCCACTATTGCCACCCCGGTCACCGATGCCTGCGCACTCCAGGCCATCAGATTGGTCGCCGAAAACCTCAGAGCCGCCGTGGCCAACGGCGCCGATATGATCGCGAGGGATCAGATGGCCTACGCGGAATATCTCGCAGGCATGGCTTTCAACAACGCCAGCCTCGGACACGTTCATGCCATGGCCCATCAGCTTGGTGGATTCTATGACCTTCCCCATGGCGTCTGCAACGCCATTCTGCTGCCTCATGTCTCGAAATTCAACCTGATCGCCAAGATGGATCGCTTTGGAGACATCGCCAGGGCCATGGGTGAAAACACGGAAGGGATGTCCAAGCGTGCGGCGGCCGATGTGGCCCTCGAGGCCATCAAAACCCTTTCCGCCGATGTCGGTATCCCCAGCGGTCTGACCGAATTGGGCGTTAAGGAAGCGGATCTCAAGATCATGGCGGAAAACGCTCAGAAGGACGCCTGCGGCCTGACCAACCCCCGGTGCCCAACCCTGGATGACGTCATCCAGATCTACAAGAACGCACTGTAA
- a CDS encoding TetR/AcrR family transcriptional regulator has product MSQIAREAGVADGTIYLYFKNKDDILVQFFQYKTKQVFNGFREEVKKADTAVGKLRNLVYRHLTEFQSDRNMAVVYQSFAHHRNALVEGNIREMSKMYLDIVSEILELGQQEGSMRKDMYVGLVKRFILGAVESTINNWLLSRKEYDLASMAEPLIDLFIRGIGVPGTPPQNKV; this is encoded by the coding sequence ATTTCCCAGATCGCAAGGGAAGCCGGAGTTGCCGACGGGACGATATACCTCTATTTCAAAAACAAGGATGACATTCTGGTTCAATTTTTTCAATACAAAACCAAACAGGTCTTCAACGGTTTCAGGGAGGAGGTCAAAAAGGCCGACACCGCCGTCGGGAAACTGCGGAATCTGGTATATCGACATCTGACCGAATTTCAAAGCGACCGCAACATGGCCGTGGTTTATCAGTCCTTTGCCCACCATCGAAACGCGCTCGTCGAGGGGAATATTCGGGAAATGTCCAAGATGTACCTCGACATCGTCTCGGAGATCCTGGAACTCGGACAACAGGAAGGATCCATGCGAAAGGATATGTACGTTGGACTGGTCAAGCGTTTTATCCTGGGCGCCGTAGAATCGACAATCAACAACTGGCTCCTCTCGAGAAAAGAATATGATCTCGCCTCAATGGCCGAACCGTTGATCGATCTGTTCATTCGAGGCATCGGCGTGCCGGGAACGCCGCCACAAAACAAGGTGTGA
- a CDS encoding acyl-CoA dehydrogenase, translating into MAQVIADRRDVDFVLHEQLEVGEFSKTEKFAEFTRKTVDLIINEARNLAVKEILPTQKIGDEKGCAFDGGKVTVPEEFHRIYKLFREGEWLAMNEDPQWGGQGMPRTVALAANDFFNGANYAFIMYPGLTHGAAKLVEVFGSDEQKRIFLKKMYSGEWTGTMLLTEPEAGTDVGALQTTAVKNEDGTYAITGNKIFISSGEHDLTENIIHPVLARIEGAPEGTRGISLFLVPKYRVNPDGSLGEFNDVVCTGIEHKMGIHGNATCSLTLGGKGNCIGTLLGEENKGMKAMFLMMNEARALVGMQGFCCASAAYLNAVNYARERIQGKHLLQMMDANAPAVPIIQHPDIRRMLLKMKSLVEGMRSLLYYHGYLDDLKHLSDDPEEIAKLQGMIELLTPIVKGYITDRAFEVCSEGVQVFGGYGFISDYPQEQLLRDCRITQIYEGTNGIQAMDLLGRKLGMNQGKPVMDLLAEMNRTIAAAGEIPALEDFVADFKAAVKKLGEVGMHMGMTAMSPKVLNAFAFAHPFMEVTGDVAVAWMLLWRASIAGRKMDGAGKKDKVFYEGQIRSAEYFIKSVLPITLGKMNAILTNNGAAIEISEDAFGGR; encoded by the coding sequence ATGGCACAGGTTATCGCAGATCGAAGAGACGTGGATTTCGTCCTTCATGAACAGCTGGAAGTCGGCGAATTCAGCAAGACCGAAAAATTTGCCGAGTTCACCCGGAAAACGGTAGATCTGATTATTAACGAGGCTCGCAATCTCGCCGTCAAGGAGATTCTGCCGACCCAGAAGATCGGCGATGAAAAAGGCTGCGCCTTCGATGGTGGAAAGGTCACCGTTCCGGAGGAATTCCATCGGATCTACAAGCTGTTCCGCGAGGGGGAATGGCTGGCCATGAACGAAGATCCCCAGTGGGGCGGCCAGGGCATGCCCCGAACCGTTGCGCTGGCCGCCAACGATTTTTTCAACGGGGCCAATTACGCCTTTATCATGTATCCCGGGTTGACCCACGGTGCCGCGAAACTGGTGGAGGTTTTCGGCTCGGATGAACAAAAGCGGATCTTCCTGAAAAAGATGTATTCCGGAGAATGGACCGGCACCATGCTGCTGACCGAACCCGAAGCCGGTACCGATGTCGGTGCACTCCAGACGACCGCGGTGAAGAATGAGGACGGCACCTACGCCATTACCGGCAACAAAATTTTTATCTCCTCCGGGGAGCACGATCTCACCGAAAACATCATTCATCCGGTTCTGGCACGCATTGAAGGCGCACCTGAGGGTACCAGAGGGATTTCTCTCTTCCTCGTTCCCAAATATCGTGTAAACCCGGACGGCAGCCTGGGCGAATTCAACGATGTGGTCTGCACCGGTATCGAACACAAAATGGGCATTCACGGCAACGCCACCTGCTCTCTGACCCTGGGCGGAAAGGGCAACTGTATCGGGACGCTTCTCGGAGAAGAGAACAAGGGGATGAAAGCCATGTTCCTGATGATGAACGAAGCTCGGGCGCTGGTGGGAATGCAGGGGTTTTGCTGTGCCTCGGCGGCTTATTTGAACGCCGTGAATTACGCCCGGGAACGCATCCAGGGAAAGCACCTGCTTCAGATGATGGATGCCAACGCCCCGGCGGTGCCGATTATACAGCACCCCGACATCCGTCGCATGCTGCTGAAAATGAAATCACTGGTGGAGGGCATGAGAAGCCTGCTCTATTATCACGGATACCTCGACGATCTGAAACACCTCTCGGACGATCCCGAGGAAATCGCCAAATTACAGGGAATGATCGAATTGCTGACCCCCATCGTCAAGGGCTATATCACCGACCGGGCCTTCGAGGTCTGCAGTGAAGGTGTTCAGGTTTTCGGCGGTTACGGCTTCATCAGCGACTATCCCCAGGAGCAACTCCTTCGTGACTGTCGCATTACACAAATCTATGAAGGCACCAACGGCATCCAGGCCATGGATCTTCTGGGCAGAAAACTGGGCATGAACCAGGGCAAGCCTGTGATGGACCTTTTGGCCGAGATGAACAGAACCATCGCTGCAGCCGGGGAAATCCCCGCACTTGAAGATTTCGTGGCCGACTTCAAAGCGGCCGTCAAGAAACTGGGCGAGGTCGGCATGCACATGGGAATGACGGCCATGTCTCCAAAGGTGCTCAACGCCTTTGCTTTCGCCCATCCCTTCATGGAAGTCACCGGTGACGTGGCCGTCGCATGGATGCTGCTCTGGCGGGCGAGCATTGCCGGCCGAAAGATGGACGGCGCGGGAAAGAAAGACAAGGTTTTTTATGAAGGACAGATCAGAAGTGCCGAGTATTTTATCAAATCCGTCCTGCCGATCACCCTGGGAAAGATGAACGCCATCCTCACCAACAATGGTGCGGCGATAGAGATCTCGGAAGACGCCTTCGGCGGCAGATAG